One window of the Williamwhitmania taraxaci genome contains the following:
- a CDS encoding D-alanine--D-alanine ligase family protein, with product MSSRSAVILFNKLSKDAKADEADVLDQVNLVSEALTRLGYATVAIPFSIKLKRAGKAIKSANPVVVFNLVESINNHGSLLYFSPAYLDTLGIPYTGSHTESMFVTTNKVLAKKILSAAGLPTAPWYAPSAFKAESNKRYILKPIWEEGSLGLDEHSVFDGNDLAAIAKIQDYSNETHYIEEYIDGREFNISILASEKGPIVMPPAEILFIDYPDSKPKVVGYTAKWLEDSFEYKNTQRTFDFPSSDIALLTELIDICKKTWKELDLRGYARVDFRVDKNNQPFILEVNANPCISPDSGFVAACTHLGIDTTEMIRRIVADAI from the coding sequence ATGTCTTCAAGAAGTGCGGTAATCCTTTTCAACAAACTTTCAAAAGACGCAAAGGCCGACGAAGCAGATGTACTCGACCAAGTCAACTTAGTATCAGAGGCATTAACAAGGCTAGGCTACGCGACTGTGGCTATTCCCTTTTCCATTAAGTTGAAGAGAGCCGGAAAAGCGATTAAATCGGCCAACCCCGTTGTAGTTTTCAACCTCGTGGAGTCCATCAACAACCATGGGAGTTTACTATACTTCTCACCAGCCTACCTTGACACACTAGGCATACCGTATACGGGTTCCCATACCGAATCGATGTTCGTTACGACCAACAAGGTGCTAGCGAAAAAGATCCTATCGGCAGCAGGACTCCCCACTGCCCCATGGTACGCCCCATCAGCCTTTAAAGCCGAGTCCAACAAACGCTATATCCTAAAACCAATATGGGAGGAGGGTTCGTTAGGTCTCGATGAGCATTCCGTTTTTGATGGCAATGACCTTGCAGCCATAGCGAAAATACAGGATTACAGTAACGAAACCCACTACATTGAAGAATATATCGATGGCAGAGAGTTCAATATTTCAATCCTAGCCAGCGAAAAAGGCCCCATAGTGATGCCGCCCGCCGAGATCCTATTTATTGACTACCCCGATAGCAAACCAAAAGTAGTTGGATATACTGCAAAGTGGCTTGAAGATTCCTTTGAATACAAGAATACACAGCGAACTTTTGATTTCCCTTCCAGCGATATCGCTCTGCTGACCGAGTTGATTGATATTTGTAAAAAAACATGGAAAGAACTAGACCTAAGGGGATACGCTAGGGTCGATTTCCGAGTCGACAAAAACAACCAACCCTTCATCCTCGAGGTTAATGCAAATCCTTGCATCTCCCCCGACAGCGGTTTTGTGGCAGCTTGCACTCACCTAGGAATAGACACAACAGAAATGATACGTAGAATAGTGGCTGATGCCATCTAA
- a CDS encoding GNAT family N-acetyltransferase, whose amino-acid sequence MADKISVRKTVTQTDINAVMEIVKSTGFFYDHEIPVAGELVEEAVAKGKESGYEFAFVDFEGKPVGYACYGLIPCTKTSYDLYWIVVHNNHRGKGYGKILLNEVVKDIDAWGGTAIYIETSDKELYAPTHRFYESAGCKLEATFADFYDVGDHKRVYVKRINREK is encoded by the coding sequence ATGGCTGATAAGATATCCGTAAGAAAAACGGTAACCCAAACGGACATTAATGCCGTAATGGAGATCGTGAAATCAACAGGTTTCTTCTACGATCATGAGATCCCAGTAGCTGGAGAATTGGTTGAGGAAGCCGTTGCCAAGGGGAAGGAGAGCGGATACGAATTTGCATTTGTCGATTTCGAAGGAAAACCGGTTGGCTATGCGTGCTATGGGCTTATCCCTTGCACCAAAACAAGTTACGACCTATACTGGATTGTTGTTCACAATAATCATAGAGGAAAAGGATATGGAAAAATCCTACTTAATGAGGTGGTAAAGGATATAGACGCGTGGGGCGGAACGGCAATTTACATTGAAACTTCGGACAAAGAACTCTATGCCCCTACTCACCGATTTTATGAATCGGCCGGATGCAAACTCGAAGCTACCTTTGCCGACTTTTACGATGTGGGCGATCATAAAAGGGTTTATGTAAAAAGGATCAACAGGGAAAAATAA
- a CDS encoding CvpA family protein: MGYLDIILGALLVFGAVRGFMKGFVSQIFGLAALFVGIFGAIKFSGWASVKLAHLFNTNSETLPLISFLMVLCVLVVVVLLIGKLVDSMIEATNLGMLNRLCGSLFSMTKTALILSVLLWTISLFNSKTGILPKKAIEESYLYNPVEKFAPTIIPLLRIEEISTQIKKNISNDSPSEGTSV, translated from the coding sequence ATGGGGTATCTTGACATAATCCTAGGTGCACTTCTTGTTTTTGGTGCCGTGCGTGGCTTTATGAAGGGGTTTGTTTCCCAAATATTTGGACTGGCAGCGCTATTTGTGGGAATTTTTGGAGCTATAAAATTCTCCGGATGGGCTTCCGTTAAGTTGGCTCACCTCTTTAACACCAATTCTGAGACGCTTCCCTTGATTTCTTTCCTGATGGTACTCTGCGTATTGGTAGTCGTAGTTTTACTTATTGGCAAGTTGGTCGATAGTATGATTGAAGCCACAAATCTTGGCATGCTCAACCGATTATGCGGATCACTTTTCTCTATGACTAAGACGGCTCTCATCCTCAGCGTGCTGCTCTGGACCATTTCCTTATTCAATTCAAAAACAGGTATATTACCAAAAAAGGCTATTGAAGAATCATACCTATATAATCCAGTTGAGAAATTTGCCCCGACAATTATTCCGCTTTTGCGAATAGAAGAGATTAGCACCCAAATTAAAAAAAACATCTCCAATGATTCACCGAGCGAAGGAACTTCAGTGTAA
- the tyrS gene encoding tyrosine--tRNA ligase, protein MNFVEELKWRGMIHDVMPGTEELLKKEMTTAYVGIDPTADSLHIGHLVGVMMLKHLQASGHRPVVLVGGATGMIGDPSGKSQERNLLDEPTLRSNQEALKKQLSRFLDFESNQPNSALMVNNYDWMKEFSFLNFIRDIGKHITVNYMMSKDSVKKRLGEESKSGMSFTEFTYQLVQGYDFLHLYQNFNCKLQMGGSDQWGNITTGTELIRRIASGEAYALTCPLITKADGGKFGKTETGNIWLDSRYTSPYRFYQFWLNVSDDDAVKYIKIFTMLPKAEVEALITEHTEAPHLRTLQKKLAEEVTVMVHSRADYDSAVEASDILFGKSTSETLRKIDEDTFLAIFEGVPTFEIQATEIATPINVVDLLGEKTKVFASKGEMRRLIQGGGISINKEKLESAEATISISDFLNGKYLLVQKGKKSYSIVRIIQQ, encoded by the coding sequence ATGAATTTTGTTGAAGAGCTAAAATGGAGGGGCATGATCCATGATGTTATGCCCGGAACCGAGGAGTTGCTTAAGAAGGAGATGACCACGGCCTACGTTGGAATTGACCCAACCGCAGATTCGCTACACATTGGTCATCTTGTTGGTGTTATGATGTTAAAACATCTTCAGGCAAGCGGACACCGGCCCGTAGTACTGGTAGGCGGTGCCACCGGCATGATTGGTGATCCTTCGGGTAAATCGCAGGAGAGAAATCTCCTAGACGAACCCACTCTCCGCAGCAACCAAGAGGCTCTCAAAAAACAGCTTTCTCGCTTTCTCGACTTTGAATCGAACCAGCCCAACTCAGCCTTAATGGTGAACAACTACGACTGGATGAAGGAGTTCTCATTCCTCAATTTCATTCGAGATATAGGCAAGCACATCACGGTAAACTACATGATGTCGAAGGATTCGGTCAAAAAACGACTTGGGGAGGAATCCAAATCTGGCATGTCGTTCACCGAATTCACCTACCAGCTTGTTCAGGGTTACGACTTTCTTCACTTATACCAAAACTTCAACTGCAAGCTGCAAATGGGTGGCTCCGATCAATGGGGAAATATCACCACCGGCACCGAGTTAATTCGGCGTATTGCCTCCGGTGAGGCATACGCGCTTACCTGCCCGCTCATTACCAAGGCCGATGGTGGTAAGTTTGGCAAAACCGAAACCGGCAACATTTGGCTCGACTCCCGCTACACCTCCCCCTACCGTTTCTACCAATTCTGGCTAAACGTTTCGGATGATGATGCGGTAAAGTATATTAAGATATTCACCATGCTTCCAAAAGCAGAAGTAGAAGCCCTAATCACAGAACATACAGAAGCGCCGCACTTGCGGACACTCCAGAAAAAGTTGGCCGAAGAAGTAACCGTAATGGTCCACTCCCGCGCCGATTACGATAGCGCAGTAGAGGCTTCAGATATCCTATTTGGAAAATCAACATCGGAGACCCTTCGCAAAATTGACGAAGACACCTTCCTTGCAATATTTGAGGGAGTCCCAACGTTTGAGATCCAAGCAACAGAGATCGCTACGCCAATTAACGTGGTGGACTTGCTTGGAGAAAAAACCAAGGTTTTTGCGTCGAAAGGTGAAATGCGCCGGTTAATCCAAGGCGGCGGCATTAGTATTAACAAGGAGAAACTGGAATCGGCAGAAGCCACCATTAGTATTTCTGATTTCTTAAACGGGAAATACCTTTTGGTGCAAAAAGGGAAAAAGAGTTATTCAATTGTGAGAATTATTCAGCAATAG
- a CDS encoding Wzz/FepE/Etk N-terminal domain-containing protein, which translates to MTKQEPLNFSIIILTAWHYRIAITLIPLIAAVVTFGITFLIKPKFKATAIIYSTAPTNSGKEMIGLTGYYRGVSEFGGEDEAEQLMEVVSSQGIRRRVANRINLWQHYGIDTTNNARKNYSFDNIWDNNVSLNLTRFNALHIEAYDTDPATAALVANTIAEEVDSAFRATRRERSMGAYNFLLARKKILLGEYKQLEDSLTRYRKLGLVDIAGQTKEIYRIKLQEIAANNKERTNRIEKEFSNLKNFSAHTASLEAKLFNKGTEIAKIEESETGILAEANQVISSIFNVDRAEKPEVKAYPKRAITTITAGIGAFILALFIVFAKEYLKNEVWIETSVEE; encoded by the coding sequence ATGACAAAACAAGAACCGCTAAACTTCAGCATTATCATACTTACCGCATGGCATTACCGTATCGCGATTACACTGATACCGCTAATTGCTGCAGTTGTAACCTTTGGCATCACCTTTCTTATCAAGCCAAAATTTAAAGCTACAGCAATTATATACTCCACTGCGCCTACAAATTCTGGAAAAGAAATGATTGGTCTTACCGGATACTACCGAGGCGTTTCTGAATTTGGAGGTGAGGACGAGGCAGAGCAACTTATGGAGGTTGTGTCCAGCCAAGGTATCCGACGACGTGTTGCCAACCGAATAAATCTGTGGCAGCACTACGGTATTGACACCACAAACAATGCAAGAAAGAACTACTCCTTTGATAATATCTGGGATAACAACGTCAGTCTAAACTTAACAAGGTTTAATGCACTGCATATTGAGGCTTACGACACCGACCCTGCAACTGCCGCCTTAGTGGCAAACACCATTGCAGAAGAAGTAGACTCAGCATTTCGTGCAACAAGGCGAGAGCGATCCATGGGAGCCTATAATTTCCTTCTCGCACGAAAAAAAATACTTCTGGGCGAATACAAACAACTAGAGGATTCCTTAACCCGCTACCGCAAATTGGGCTTAGTAGATATCGCCGGACAAACAAAAGAAATATATCGGATTAAACTACAAGAGATAGCGGCGAACAATAAGGAACGGACAAATCGAATTGAGAAGGAATTCTCCAATCTGAAAAATTTCTCTGCTCATACCGCAAGCCTAGAAGCGAAACTGTTCAATAAAGGTACCGAAATAGCCAAAATAGAAGAGAGTGAAACAGGAATACTTGCTGAGGCAAACCAAGTTATTTCCAGTATTTTCAATGTAGATAGAGCAGAAAAACCAGAAGTTAAAGCTTATCCAAAAAGGGCAATAACCACTATAACCGCAGGAATCGGGGCATTTATTCTCGCACTATTTATCGTATTTGCTAAGGAATATTTAAAGAATGAAGTTTGGATCGAGACCTCCGTTGAAGAGTAA
- a CDS encoding O-antigen ligase family protein — translation MKFGSRPPLKSNTLTIWTTGLLFVLINGYLLTKGIEYFFFAPIALLGILLVFLAPEKMIFGLAFLAPLSVEIRDIAPELGFGIILPTEPILALFLIAIMLLQLTPRRLPREITHHSVSIAIYAFIGWLLLDTLGSEFPLVSIKYILVRCWFFAAFFFFSVYLFKRKNHIYQFFWAYTLGLFIVAILTLVKQAESGLLSKSAAASSPCPFFNDHTSYAAAIAFIIPFLIIQLISKKGVLKRVINALVLSFFIGALILSYTRAAWLSLFFAGGIFMLIYLRIKLRTIVAAAGIIATLFFSFQEEISVAMEHTKAVSSTNLFEHFRSITNVSSDASNAERLNRWHSAIELFKKRPIIGWGPGTYIFVYGDFQVANDRTIISTNRGSGGNAHSEYLGLMAESGLPALIFYLLILIILFYIGIRYYHTSTETEMRMLVLTSLLGISTYLMHSTLNNFLDTDEIAAPFWAFAAVIVAADLRLRNEKKALKELDSDN, via the coding sequence ATGAAGTTTGGATCGAGACCTCCGTTGAAGAGTAATACGCTAACAATCTGGACCACTGGCCTGCTATTTGTTCTTATTAATGGCTATCTCCTAACGAAGGGTATTGAATACTTTTTCTTTGCACCAATAGCCCTTCTGGGTATATTGTTAGTATTTCTTGCACCAGAGAAAATGATCTTTGGCCTTGCATTCCTCGCCCCTCTTTCCGTTGAGATTAGGGATATTGCACCAGAGTTGGGGTTTGGAATCATACTTCCCACCGAACCTATTCTAGCACTATTCTTAATAGCGATAATGCTGCTTCAATTAACTCCACGCAGGCTTCCACGTGAGATCACTCATCATTCGGTTTCCATTGCCATTTATGCATTTATTGGATGGCTTCTGCTAGACACCCTCGGGAGTGAATTCCCATTAGTATCCATTAAATATATTTTAGTAAGATGCTGGTTCTTTGCTGCTTTCTTTTTCTTTTCGGTATATCTATTTAAGCGAAAAAACCACATTTACCAATTCTTTTGGGCCTACACATTAGGTCTCTTTATTGTTGCGATTCTTACCCTAGTGAAGCAAGCAGAGAGTGGTTTGCTCTCCAAATCAGCAGCAGCCTCATCTCCCTGCCCTTTCTTCAACGATCACACCTCGTATGCAGCAGCCATAGCATTTATAATTCCCTTCTTAATTATACAACTTATCTCGAAAAAGGGAGTTCTTAAGCGAGTTATCAACGCCCTAGTTCTCTCATTCTTTATTGGAGCACTTATTCTTTCCTATACTCGCGCTGCGTGGCTTAGTCTATTCTTTGCAGGTGGGATTTTCATGCTTATTTACTTAAGAATTAAACTTAGGACGATTGTCGCTGCAGCGGGCATAATAGCCACACTATTCTTTTCATTCCAAGAGGAAATTAGCGTTGCGATGGAGCACACTAAAGCGGTATCGAGTACAAACCTCTTCGAGCACTTCCGATCAATCACCAACGTAAGTTCCGATGCATCAAACGCCGAGAGGCTAAATCGCTGGCACTCGGCCATCGAACTATTTAAAAAACGCCCCATCATTGGTTGGGGCCCGGGAACCTACATTTTCGTTTATGGCGATTTTCAGGTGGCGAATGACCGAACAATTATTAGCACAAACCGAGGAAGTGGTGGTAATGCTCATAGCGAATACCTTGGATTGATGGCCGAATCGGGTCTGCCAGCGTTGATTTTTTATCTGCTAATTCTTATCATCCTATTTTATATTGGAATAAGATACTACCACACAAGCACCGAAACAGAGATGCGCATGCTGGTTCTTACCTCATTGCTTGGCATATCAACCTATTTAATGCACAGCACGTTAAACAACTTCCTGGATACAGATGAAATTGCAGCACCTTTCTGGGCCTTTGCGGCAGTAATTGTAGCAGCAGATCTTCGTCTTCGTAACGAAAAAAAGGCATTAAAGGAACTCGACTCCGACAATTGA
- a CDS encoding PP2C family protein-serine/threonine phosphatase — MKLSTFKLNTLLSFSQAINRGRSTQGLLDRFEQILREDLGIDRILFFYQYENGWDCILRSGVPDGLEKEIDIEKDLLPIRDITFMSTSANPTMVDFDIIIPIIQDEKQLAFVFIGDIDDEVKGVSGSIKHLNFIQTLSIILMVAVENIRFFEESLKQEAMRKELELASRMQAMLIPLEKSLVNNESVRMSAYYRPHFEVGGDYYDVIKMDEGHFGFCIADVSGKGISAALLMSNFQATIRALFTGEIELTRLVEKLNERVFDTAMGEKFITMFIARYNQHTKVLEYINAGHNPPLFYDKTLGEVSYLTFGCIGLGMLDEIPVIHAGSKLIDHPSKLLCYTDGLVEVLRDAVVEVDLKAIEDQLINDDSIDSNLKSIIRVQHLDIDNPELFDDVSIVGVEFL; from the coding sequence TTGAAGCTCTCAACTTTTAAGTTGAATACTCTTCTGTCGTTTAGCCAAGCTATTAATCGGGGCAGATCTACCCAAGGGTTGCTCGATCGCTTTGAGCAAATTCTTCGCGAAGATCTTGGAATTGATCGCATTCTCTTCTTTTATCAATATGAGAATGGATGGGATTGCATTTTACGCTCTGGCGTTCCCGATGGATTAGAAAAGGAGATTGATATCGAAAAGGACCTCCTCCCAATTAGGGACATCACCTTTATGAGCACCTCCGCAAATCCAACAATGGTCGATTTCGATATTATTATTCCTATCATTCAGGATGAAAAACAGTTGGCCTTTGTTTTTATTGGGGATATTGATGACGAAGTTAAGGGTGTAAGTGGCTCAATTAAACACTTAAACTTTATCCAAACGCTCTCCATTATCTTAATGGTGGCTGTGGAGAATATCCGCTTTTTCGAGGAGAGTTTGAAGCAAGAGGCCATGCGCAAGGAGTTGGAGTTGGCTTCGCGTATGCAGGCCATGCTAATACCGCTCGAGAAAAGTCTTGTAAATAATGAATCCGTGAGGATGTCGGCCTACTATCGACCTCACTTTGAGGTTGGGGGAGATTACTATGACGTGATTAAAATGGATGAAGGTCACTTTGGGTTCTGTATCGCCGACGTGTCGGGGAAAGGAATCTCAGCAGCCTTGCTCATGTCCAACTTTCAGGCAACAATACGAGCGCTTTTTACGGGGGAAATTGAACTCACGCGACTTGTTGAGAAGTTAAACGAACGTGTGTTTGATACGGCCATGGGCGAGAAGTTCATTACCATGTTCATTGCTCGTTACAACCAGCATACGAAAGTACTCGAATATATCAACGCAGGGCATAACCCACCGCTATTCTACGATAAAACCTTGGGTGAAGTCTCTTACCTTACATTTGGTTGTATTGGTCTGGGTATGCTCGATGAAATACCGGTTATTCACGCTGGATCGAAGCTGATAGATCACCCCTCTAAGTTACTTTGCTATACGGACGGGCTTGTTGAGGTGTTAAGGGATGCTGTTGTTGAGGTTGATCTTAAGGCCATTGAAGATCAGTTGATCAATGATGATTCCATCGATTCAAACCTCAAGAGTATTATTCGGGTTCAACATCTCGATATCGACAATCCTGAGTTGTTCGACGATGTTTCAATTGTCGGAGTCGAGTTCCTTTAA
- the efp gene encoding elongation factor P, which yields MATTAEFRNGLCLEFNGKLYTIVQFQHVKPGKGPAFVRTKLKNLEDGRVIENTFSAGEKINPIRVERRPYQYLYNDEAGYNFMHQETFEQISIPNALIENADLLKEGNIVEVMFHTEDERALTCELPAFVELIVTYTEPGLKGDTASSNVMKPATVETGATIRVPLFINIGEKIRIDTRAREYYERAK from the coding sequence ATGGCTACCACAGCAGAATTTAGAAATGGCCTTTGCCTAGAGTTTAACGGAAAGCTCTACACTATTGTTCAGTTCCAGCATGTAAAACCAGGGAAAGGTCCTGCGTTTGTACGCACCAAACTAAAGAATCTTGAAGATGGACGGGTGATTGAGAACACTTTTTCCGCCGGCGAGAAAATTAACCCAATCCGTGTTGAACGTCGCCCATACCAGTATTTATATAACGACGAGGCTGGTTACAACTTCATGCACCAAGAGACATTTGAGCAAATCTCAATTCCGAATGCATTGATTGAGAATGCCGATCTGCTCAAGGAAGGTAATATCGTAGAAGTTATGTTCCATACCGAAGATGAGCGCGCGTTAACCTGCGAATTGCCTGCTTTCGTGGAATTAATTGTTACCTATACTGAGCCAGGATTGAAAGGCGATACCGCTTCTTCCAATGTTATGAAGCCTGCTACCGTTGAAACTGGTGCAACGATTCGTGTTCCTCTCTTTATCAATATCGGAGAGAAAATTCGCATCGATACGCGTGCTCGCGAGTATTATGAGCGCGCTAAGTAA
- a CDS encoding bifunctional nuclease family protein produces MTRIKLNVLGISYSQTQSGAYALVLSEENGSRRIPIIIGGFEAQAIAIQLEDLTPPRPLTHDLFLNFAKSFGIEILEVNIYRLEEGVFYANLLCYDGDKELTIDARTSDAIALALRFKCPIFTTDNIIEKAGIVLDPDEDDANKIAPPTPAPSHDPKNAETNSYSKLTLPELEALLKETIRNEDYEKAAQVKAEISRRY; encoded by the coding sequence ATGACTAGGATTAAACTTAATGTACTTGGCATTTCTTACAGCCAAACCCAATCGGGAGCATACGCCCTCGTGCTTAGTGAGGAAAATGGTTCTCGCCGAATTCCAATCATTATTGGTGGTTTTGAGGCACAGGCTATTGCAATTCAACTGGAGGATCTTACCCCACCCCGACCACTCACCCACGATCTGTTCCTAAACTTTGCCAAATCCTTTGGGATTGAAATTTTAGAAGTGAACATCTACCGGCTTGAAGAGGGCGTGTTCTACGCCAACCTCTTATGCTACGATGGGGATAAGGAACTTACGATAGATGCGAGAACATCCGATGCCATTGCCCTAGCCCTTCGCTTTAAATGCCCAATTTTCACAACCGATAATATTATAGAAAAGGCAGGAATAGTACTTGATCCCGACGAGGATGACGCAAATAAAATAGCACCACCGACACCCGCACCTTCGCACGATCCAAAAAACGCCGAGACTAATTCATACAGCAAACTTACGCTCCCTGAATTAGAAGCACTCCTAAAAGAGACCATTCGTAACGAAGATTACGAGAAGGCAGCGCAGGTTAAAGCAGAAATTAGTCGCCGATATTAA
- a CDS encoding CPBP family intramembrane glutamic endopeptidase, translating into MKGWLKALLFFFTWLLAQIAITSPIMLVLGTTGETINNVSTQDRAIIQLITGILQLLGSAVVIYLFLKYIDKAPFKTLGFSSKGKARHLIAGLLLGTGLISIGILVLMAAGMITLTVTNPNLVWIFASMILFVIVAVNEEAMTRGYLLRVLMESGNKYWALIISALIFALLHGLNPNISLTALINLFLAGVLLGVYYIHYKNLWFSIGLHFTWNFFQGPIWGSNVSGTTGESLFSQQLSGNELITGGAFGFEASLMCTILVVLAIIAVDLWARRSQTKSLHGKPDPI; encoded by the coding sequence ATGAAAGGCTGGCTAAAAGCACTTCTCTTTTTCTTCACGTGGCTCCTTGCCCAGATAGCAATTACCTCCCCGATAATGCTCGTGCTCGGCACAACTGGCGAAACCATTAATAACGTCAGCACCCAAGACAGAGCAATAATCCAATTAATCACTGGAATTCTTCAGCTGCTTGGAAGCGCGGTTGTAATATACCTTTTCCTGAAATATATCGACAAAGCCCCATTTAAAACACTGGGGTTTTCATCAAAGGGAAAAGCGAGACACCTCATCGCGGGACTGCTGCTTGGCACAGGACTAATAAGCATAGGCATACTGGTTCTGATGGCGGCAGGAATGATTACGCTAACAGTTACAAACCCTAACCTAGTGTGGATTTTCGCTTCTATGATTCTTTTTGTAATTGTAGCAGTGAACGAGGAGGCAATGACAAGGGGATACCTTCTCCGCGTTTTAATGGAATCGGGAAATAAGTATTGGGCTTTGATTATCTCTGCACTGATATTTGCACTACTTCATGGTTTGAATCCCAATATTTCGCTAACAGCCTTGATCAATCTCTTTTTGGCAGGAGTGCTTCTCGGCGTGTATTACATTCACTACAAGAACTTATGGTTCTCCATTGGCCTTCATTTCACCTGGAACTTCTTTCAAGGACCAATTTGGGGATCGAACGTAAGTGGTACTACAGGCGAATCACTTTTCTCCCAGCAACTTTCAGGCAACGAATTAATAACTGGAGGTGCATTTGGATTTGAGGCGTCCCTTATGTGTACCATTCTTGTGGTTTTAGCAATTATCGCAGTAGACTTATGGGCCCGAAGAAGCCAAACAAAGTCTCTACACGGAAAACCAGACCCGATCTAA